In the genome of Salmo trutta chromosome 39, fSalTru1.1, whole genome shotgun sequence, the window AGTATTAATGCCTGGTTATGGGACCCTCTTTCCATTGACTTGGTCTCATCTCACATGTGATTAAAACAGATCAGAGACATAGAGTCTGACAAATgactgaaagaaattgatagtaAGACGATTGTGGGAGCCGTTTTTGTTAGACTTATACAGTAAAATAAATGAGAcacagagctccagtcagttttacAACAGGTAACTAGCAACATGCTGGTGCTAAATATCACAACCGAAAAGCATCatttttgggacaaatcactcGCTCAATGCTAAACCTCGTTTAGATctattattgaataatgtggctattgagcaagctgaggagactaaactgctgggtgtcaccctagatagcaagctgtcatggtcaaaacatatagactcaatGGTTGCTTAAATGGGAAGAGGTTTGTCCGTGATAGGGCATTGCTCAGCCTTTTTGACATCTGTTGTCCAGACAgttcctacaggccctagttttgccgcacctggactactgcccagttgtGTGGTCAAAGGAGGACATGGGTaaaattgcagttggtccagaacaaagcagcacgTATCTCACTTAATGTACATGGAGGGAAAGTGTCAGtaacatgcatgtcagtctctcctttctcaaagttgaggagagattgactgcatcactattggtctttgtgtgAGATATTGATGTGATGAAGGTACcaaactgtctgttcaagcagttggtACACAGTTCAGACACTAACCGGTACAACACAAGACAttcaaccagaggtctcttcatagtccccaggtccagatcagaggctgggaaacagtattaaatagagccatgactacatggaactctgccACCACAGGTAACTCAAGCTAGAAATAAAAccagtttaaaaaaacagatcatAGCACACCTTACTGCAcaaaggggactgtgaagagagacAGCTATTTGATATTGTATTGTAATTTGCACTGTACTACTATATATTAGACCAATATAttgtatgtactgatatgtaggctatgtgtgatgttgtaaatgtatgtatttcagtcctttactaataatgttctgtactatgcattatgtcatgtttcatgtggaccccaggaatgGTGATGGGGTCCACATAGCAGATGGTTTtccagcagctaatggggatcctaataaataacaaatattACAAATTACAATATCATCTTTATGCTTTTATCCTGTGGCTGTGACACCTGTCTCTCGTCCTCTGTGTGTAGTGTCCACAGTGGGCTTTGGGCTGGTGCTGGACATGGGCTTTGTGGAGACTCTGAAGCTGTTGCTGTGGGTGGTGTTCATAGACTGCATCGGCGTGGGCCTGCTCATCTCCACACTCATGTGGTGAGTAGAGATTTACAGAAAGAGCTAGATGGACGTAAGGTGAATGGAATGGCTGGAAGCTTGAGGCCAGATGGAGCATCATATTGTGTGTATGTCTATCTGGTCCCTTCAGATACAGTCTAGAGGTTTGCCTTCGGGCTGTGCAAATGTTTAAATGCTGGTCCTTCCCCCTGCTCTAAAGGCCCTTTCCTGTCTGCTGTATCCCCAGGTTCATCACCAATAAGTACCTGCTGAAGCCGCCCAGTAAGGACTATGATGTAGAGTGGGGCTACGCATTCGATGTGCATCTCAATGCCTTCTACCCCCTGCTTGTCATCCTGCACTTCCTACAGCTCTTCTTTATAAACCGTGAGTGCAGACAtgttattacacatttctaaCATGTTAAGGTGTTATTTGTTGTAACGCTGTCTGATCTCTGCTGTGTTTCAGATATCGTAGTGATAAACTCAGACTGGTTCCTGGGGTACTTGGTAGGGAACAGTCTGTGGCTGACAGCCATCGGCTACTATCTATACATTACATTCCTGGGATACAACGGTGAGGCCCCTTTAAGTTATCAAAGATTTTTTTAATAACttaaccaagatagaccacagcctgtcgtttccaatgggaacaaatgagtcatagtgggctgAACATGCAAGGAGGTGGGTAGAACCAAGCACGAGccagcgagatcctattggcccgTTCTAGCATgcatctgcatatttccgttagagAACACCTTCTCTGTTGAGTGCCCATGTGCtataactcaattcgcctttgcactccttctaaacaatgtGATGTTTTACAACTTTGGCAAAGTCTACAagacttagtccactctgttcataacagattctagttttgggaacagaaaactgtattgagatcaaatattTCAAAACGTGCAGAATGCCAGTCATCCTTCCTCTGCTGGCCACTGAGCTTCCTTTTAcatttcatttagcagacgctattatCCACAGCGATTACAGGGGCaatcagggttaagtgccttgctcaagggcatagaCAGATTTCCCCCACCTaatcggctcagggattcaaaccaggaccctttcggttactggcccaatgctcttaaccactaggctatctgccgcttCCTCTCACtgccatatttggtagtgagtggaaacgacaagcggatgcttcacattttatatatttgttcCGTGGTTTTATTCacccttaaagggatagttcactggGGGTGAAACCATCAGACCCTCTAACAATGGTTAGGTCTACCAACTGTATATTTACTCcagttcctctctcgctgtccctcCTCAGCATTGCCCCAACTGCAGAACACAGTGGTTCTGCTCTACCCCTTCGCCCTGCTAGTTCTCCtctacatcctctctctctccctgggatGGAACTTCACCAAGGGCCTCTGCTGGTTCTACAAGTACCGCGTCCAGTAGACACTCTGGAGTCAGGACAAGAGCCCACAGACAGGTGGCTCTGAGGACTCATGGACAATGCTTTCATTCTGGAATGTGATTGGATGGGGTGATGCAGTTTTGTATACTTTGTAAATAATACTttggtttttttttttaaatatgacacACTGAAAATCTTGTTTATTGAAGAGAAATAGAAGTAAAGAAAAGTGGTGAATTTGTATTTCAATTGGACTAAGGGGTGTTTCTGAGTGTACATTCCTGAGCACTTTCAATAAAGAGGTTTTACTTCATCCCCTTCTTCATTAACAGGAAAGAAATACAATCTAAAACAAGTAATTGATGAGTTGCTCCTGACCTCATGTAATATAGTAAGACAATAGCAGAAAATTAACATTGTAGAATATTTATTTCCTGATAAAGTAAAATGATTGATGGTGATTCAGAACATAATGGCAAGTCAAAACAGACACTAGAGACATATCCATCACCTCAAACTGTCATCAAGATCTATCTGTATGAAACTCATTACGAAGAGTGGAATTGGAGCCCTCCCAAATAATTTGGTTCAAATAAACAATATTGGACAGCAGTATAGGTGTAGTTTCCAGCCCAGCGCTTATTACTTCAGGGAGTCCATCAACATCCCCTTGAAGCTCTCCAGGTCCACTGTCCTCATGATGACAACCTGGTGCTCCTTCTCCAGGACTCCCAGCTTGTCCAGGACCATCATTCCCCGGGTGTAGGTCCCCTGAAGCTCCACGGTAACCGCCACCGGCTCAGACACCCACACGAAACCGTCATCGATGGCCGCCGCCATGGCGTACGAGTTGCACGACAGGAAACCCGGGCCAGCCGTCATCTCCCGTTGGTAGCGAGCGCAAGTCGCCACGGTGTCCATGGTGTATTTGAAGATGCTCTTCATGAAGCGGGCCTTGTCTGAGTCCTGGGCCAGCCAGGTGTCACAGAACGACTGCAGGGTGCAGATTAGAGACGGATGGGACAAGTGGGTTTGGAGAAAAGACAAATCAACGTAAAATACTTGTAAAAAGACTGCAGGAGATATTTTGATAGACAATTCATTACTAAGTAAGCCAGTGGATGCATCTCAATAATTGAAAGAGGCCACCTCTCCTTGTCTCATTTCCTCCCATCTTCTCTGATGTGAGAGCTAGACCAGTGCTTACAATAAGCCTGGTAGTGTGTGAGCCTTTATTTAGTCTGTATAGGTAGATGACCAGTACCTGTGCTCTTACCCATGGTAGCTTGTTCTCACAGCAGAACTCCCAGGTAGCGATGTAGGTTGGACAGAAGAAGCGGTTCAGGACGATGTAAGCAGCCTCCGGGTCGGCAGCAAAGTTGAACTCTGCACACACTGTGGTGTTCCCCCTCGCTGCAAACACAAATAACAATATCCAAGAAACAAATACGTTATTATTAATATCATTTCATAACATCCTACCAGGTCAATTGACTGTATGACAAAGTATGTTGATAACAAGTCACTAGGCCTATGTAAATGGCATTATAGACATAAAGCCCTTACAGTCAGTGTTGCCTCCCATGATGAAGAGACCTTTGAGTTTCTGAGGGAGGGTGGGGTCAATCTTCACTGCAAGGGCCAGGTTGGTCAATGGAGCCAGAGCTACCAGGCACACCTAGACAGAGAAACAACACTGAGTCAATCCAGACATCTACTATGAAGGGAAAAGAAACACTCAACATCTTGGCAACGAAGCACTAGACCTTGttataaactggtcctgaacatctctaaaactaagagcattgtatttggtacaaatcattccctaagttctagacctcagctgaatctggtaatgaatagtgaggctgttgaacaagttgaggagactaaattacttgacgttaccttagattgtaaactgtcatggtcaaaacatatagattcaatggttgtaaagatggggagaggtctgtccgtaataaagacatgctctgcttttttgacaccacactccacaaagcaagttctgcaggctctagttttgtctaatcttgattattgtccagtcgtgtgatccagtgctgcaaggaaatacctagttaagctgcgctggcccagaacagagcggcacgttttgctcttcattgtaatcagagggataatattaatactatgcctGCCAGTCTcacttggctaagagttgaggagagactgactgcatcacttctttttaagaaacattaacatgttgaaaatcccaaattgttagcatagtcaacttacacacagctctgacacacacacttatcatagtccccaaatcgtacagtattatatagagccattattgcatggaacttccttccatctaatattgctcaaataaacagcaaacctggtttaaaaaaaacaataaagcaacacctcacagcacaacgcctctcccctacttgacctagatagtttgtgtgtatgcattgatatgtaggctatgtgtgccttttaaaaaatgtatgtagttctgtccttgagctgttcttgtctattgatgttctgtattatgtcatgtttcatgttttgtgtggaccccaggaagagtagctgctgcttttgcaacagctaatggggagccTAATAAAATACCTTCTTGTTTGGATTCCAAGCCCCAATGCAAAGACATTTCTCATAGATGTAGGGGTGCTGGGGTTTGGTTTTAGCCTAAGAACCTAACCCTTTTGTTACCAACCTCTCCAGGGTTCTCATTGACCAGCCTGATGATGGCTTCCACAGCCCCTTCTGTCTGCAGCAGCTCCAGGCCCGGGGCATCTGGGTCAGGGGTGTCCCCCAGCCCATCCTGCCCGTGGAAGGGGCCTGCCGACAgggggtggcccatcagaggCTCCGCAGCTCCACCGAACACTGGGATCTAACGCAACACAGCAGATATAACACACACTGATATTAGTCTATAATAGAGCATAAGCTTACCACCAAAATTGTATGATCGTTACAAATCAAATCGTTGTTTAATGTAGTGAGCAGTGTTTCCACCAGGCCTACCTCAAGTCTCTGGCAGACCTTGAGGACACGCAGTGTGTTCCTGCAGGAGTTTTCCAGGGAGGTGTTGCCGCTGACGCAGGTGATCCCCAGGACCTCCACGTTGGGGGCTGCGAGAGCCATCATGATGGCCTGGGCGTCATCCACCCCCGTGTCAACGTCAAGCACCAGTTTCTTCTCGGACCTCCTTGGATCCTTGAACGCTTAAGAGGTGCATTCAACGACATATTCAGAACAGCAGTAACATTAAATGGGACATTACACTCCAAAATCTAAGATTGTGAACAATTTCTTTACCCGCAAGATTGTGCTTGACGATAGTTAGACTGTCGTTGCGGACGCGTCTTCTTTGAAAGACTAAAGCATGTCTGCAACACCTTGTCATGCACCTTTATATCGGAACGAATGGCGAAGACACACAGTATAGGAATTGAATCAGAAGTTATCAGGCTGAGTAGAGCAGCCGTAAAGAATATCCGATATTGCCTATATGGAAACCATGGGTAACCCTGCCAGCTATACATTTTGGTGTTGGAACTGGCTTCTCaataggtcccgtgtggctcagttggtagagcatggtgtttgcaacgccagggttgtgggttcgattcccacgggggaccagtacgaaaaaaaaaagaaaaaaaatgtatgcattcactactgtaagtcgcgctggataagagcgtctgctaaatgactaaaatgtaaatgtacatttttaaaaTTGACCGGGCTAACGTTCTGTGCATAgaaatatgtattattattatataattatATTTGTAATGGTTCTGTGCTACGTGGAACCCATGGACAAATGTCCTGCACACGTAGGTGGAGAACCAGAGTTTACCGGCACGTCACAGGTCAAAAGGTCGGTAAACTGTAGCCTGTTATTACCACTGGAGTCCAGGTAGCGAACCGGAGTGTAAGCTCGCGAGACTTCCGGGTGGTTGTTCGAAGGTCAGGTAAAATAATAAACCACCAGCACTACACCGCTGTATGTGAGGGTGTAACATCCCCAACGCTGTGGCAACGTAATGGCAACGCTCCGTCCTTAACATAATATCCCGTATTATGTCAGAAATACTAACCACATCCAGGCCGCCTTTTTCTTGCCTGTTCTCTTAGCTTTGTGTCAGTGTCCATCACCATTCGAATCCCTTTGGTCACCTCTTGTTCCTTCTCTTGTTCCTTCTCTTGTTTCTTTCGCTCACATTTTGGAGGACAGTTCATTGTTGCTGCAATGTTGTGAATGTCCTTCGGTAGGATGACTTTTCCAGTTACTTTGGTGAGCTCTTCGATCACTAATCTTTTGTTGCCATCGTACTTTGTCAGCAATTCGGAACACTTGGCGCGTTCAGCCGGACATAGTTGTCTCCTCTTGGGGTAGTGCTTGAACGCAGCCTGTACAAGAACATTCATTTATATACATGTGTGAACCACCATCAACCAGTAATTGTTATGCGATAGTAAGACTATAAAATGCATCATGGTATTGCCATCTGGAATTGAACCCATTATGGTGACCACTCACCTCACTGACTTCATGGTTGTGTATTTTGACCATTTCCTTTACAActaatctctctccatcctctgtaGTTTTGACTTTGATTAAAGCTGGGCATCCAACCCTGCAGGTACTGTAGAGACAATAAGCCTGCTTTAACATTGTTCGAAAAATGTAAAACGAAATACATTTCTAATTTATATGCTCTCTTGTCCTGGAAAACATTACATTGAAATACTCTTATTATGACGGACGGTGGCTGCAAAACAGTGCCCCCTGTCAGCAGATCTAGcagatatgtaggctacatgacCATGGATACAAGCAAAAAAAAAGTCATCTAGAAATGGAAGTTAGCTACCTCGTCTTCGGACGTACTCCTTTAGAATGTGATAAGAAATTTCTGCCACCGTGTATACAAGTCAGATGTATGTTCACATACTTCAACTCTGGATTGTAATGGTGCCTTGGATTTAATCGTTTGACTTTTTCAATTGTTCTTGCGTC includes:
- the LOC115179136 gene encoding protein unc-50 homolog yields the protein MLPTTSPQNGSLSARDAARHTAGAKRYKYLRRLLHFKAMDFEFAVWQMLYLFTSPQRVYRNFHYRKQTKDQWARDDPAFLVLLSIWLCVSTVGFGLVLDMGFVETLKLLLWVVFIDCIGVGLLISTLMWFITNKYLLKPPSKDYDVEWGYAFDVHLNAFYPLLVILHFLQLFFINHIVVINSDWFLGYLVGNSLWLTAIGYYLYITFLGYNALPQLQNTVVLLYPFALLVLLYILSLSLGWNFTKGLCWFYKYRVQ
- the LOC115179135 gene encoding inosine-uridine preferring nucleoside hydrolase isoform X3, producing the protein MASLNVGSTYSNYTDFNNAVTAFENENFVQFYRRDARTIEKVKRLNPRHHYNPELKYVNIHLTCIHGGRNFLSHSKGVRPKTSTCRVGCPALIKVKTTEDGERLVVKEMVKIQAAFKHYPKRRQLCPAERAKCSELLTKYDGNKRLVIEELTKVTGKVILPKDIHNIAATMNCPPKCERKKQEKEQEKEQEVTKGIRMVMDTDTKLREQARKRRPGCAFKDPRRSEKKLVLDVDTGVDDAQAIMMALAAPNVEVLGITCVSGNTSLENSCRNTLRVLKVCQRLEIPVFGGAAEPLMGHPLSAGPFHGQDGLGDTPDPDAPGLELLQTEGAVEAIIRLVNENPGEVCLVALAPLTNLALAVKIDPTLPQKLKGLFIMGGNTDSRGNTTVCAEFNFAADPEAAYIVLNRFFCPTYIATWEFCCENKLPWVRAQSFCDTWLAQDSDKARFMKSIFKYTMDTVATCARYQREMTAGPGFLSCNSYAMAAAIDDGFVWVSEPVAVTVELQGTYTRGMMVLDKLGVLEKEHQVVIMRTVDLESFKGMLMDSLK
- the LOC115179135 gene encoding inosine-uridine preferring nucleoside hydrolase isoform X1 codes for the protein MASLNVGSTYSNYTDFNNAVTAFENENFVQFYRRDARTIEKVKRLNPRHHYNPELKYVNIHLTCIHGGRNFLSHSKGVRPKTSTCRVGCPALIKVKTTEDGERLVVKEMVKIHNHEVSEAAFKHYPKRRQLCPAERAKCSELLTKYDGNKRLVIEELTKVTGKVILPKDIHNIAATMNCPPKCERKKQEKEQEKEQEVTKGIRMVMDTDTKLREQARKRRPGCAFKDPRRSEKKLVLDVDTGVDDAQAIMMALAAPNVEVLGITCVSGNTSLENSCRNTLRVLKVCQRLEIPVFGGAAEPLMGHPLSAGPFHGQDGLGDTPDPDAPGLELLQTEGAVEAIIRLVNENPGEVCLVALAPLTNLALAVKIDPTLPQKLKGLFIMGGNTDSRGNTTVCAEFNFAADPEAAYIVLNRFFCPTYIATWEFCCENKLPWVRAQSFCDTWLAQDSDKARFMKSIFKYTMDTVATCARYQREMTAGPGFLSCNSYAMAAAIDDGFVWVSEPVAVTVELQGTYTRGMMVLDKLGVLEKEHQVVIMRTVDLESFKGMLMDSLK
- the LOC115179135 gene encoding inosine-uridine preferring nucleoside hydrolase isoform X2, whose amino-acid sequence is MASLNVGSTYSNYTDFNNAVTAFENENFVQFYRRDARTIEKVKRLNPRHHYNPELKYVNIHLTCIHGGRNFLSHSKGVRPKTSTCRVGCPALIKVKTTEDGERLVVKEMVKIHNHEVSEAAFKHYPKRRQLCPAERAKCSELLTKYDGNKRLVIEELTKVTGKVILPKDIHNIAATMNCPPKCERKKQEKEQEKEQEVTKGIRMVMDTDTKLREQARKRRPGCAFKDPRRSEKKLVLDVDTGVDDAQAIMMALAAPNVEVLGITCVSGNTSLENSCRNTLRVLKVCQRLEIPVFGGAAEPLMGHPLSAGPFHGQDGLGDTPDPDAPGLELLQTEGAVEAIIRLVNENPGEVCLVALAPLTNLALAVKIDPTLPQKLKGLFIMGGNTDSRGNTTVCAEFNFAADPEAAYIVLNRFFCPTYIATWEFCCENKLPWSFCDTWLAQDSDKARFMKSIFKYTMDTVATCARYQREMTAGPGFLSCNSYAMAAAIDDGFVWVSEPVAVTVELQGTYTRGMMVLDKLGVLEKEHQVVIMRTVDLESFKGMLMDSLK